One Arthrobacter sp. StoSoilB20 DNA segment encodes these proteins:
- a CDS encoding ABC transporter permease: MMTFILRRTGSLVLLLAAVSFITFTLFQLGPSDPAAAACGQECTPERVAEARVALGMDQPFLVQYADYIRGLFSPRMIGAPGAQTLCEWPCLGKSFQTNENVADIIARSLPYTFSMAIGALVLWTITGVGLGLLAALRKGTPMDKFIVGAASVGVSLPIPVTGLFLLLLFVNQLHLLPFTTNEINSPFGPQGPGAWVANYLLPWIALAVLFSASYIRVTRTNMIETFGEDFIRTARAKGLAPRTVTFKHGVRAGITPVVTMLGMDIGLLLGGAVLTEQIFSVPGLGFTAVHAAISGDLPVTMAITMLAAFFVIVANVVVDLAYAAIDPRVRLQ, translated from the coding sequence ATGATGACTTTCATTCTTCGCCGGACCGGATCACTGGTCCTTCTTCTCGCCGCAGTCAGCTTCATCACCTTCACGCTCTTCCAGTTGGGCCCCTCGGATCCTGCCGCTGCTGCCTGCGGACAGGAATGCACGCCCGAGCGCGTTGCCGAGGCCCGCGTTGCCTTGGGCATGGACCAGCCTTTCCTGGTCCAGTACGCCGACTACATCCGGGGGCTCTTTTCGCCGCGGATGATTGGTGCTCCCGGCGCACAAACGCTGTGCGAATGGCCTTGCCTTGGCAAGTCCTTCCAGACCAATGAGAACGTAGCGGACATCATTGCCCGTTCACTCCCCTACACCTTCTCCATGGCTATCGGCGCGTTGGTCCTGTGGACCATCACCGGCGTTGGCCTGGGTCTTTTGGCTGCCCTGCGGAAAGGAACGCCGATGGACAAGTTCATTGTTGGCGCGGCTTCCGTGGGCGTCTCACTGCCCATCCCCGTGACGGGCCTGTTCCTGCTGCTCCTGTTCGTCAACCAACTCCACCTCCTGCCGTTCACCACCAACGAGATCAACAGCCCCTTTGGCCCCCAAGGCCCCGGAGCATGGGTAGCCAACTACCTGTTGCCGTGGATTGCATTGGCTGTCCTCTTCAGCGCGTCCTATATCCGAGTCACCCGCACCAACATGATCGAGACATTTGGCGAGGACTTCATCCGGACAGCCCGCGCCAAAGGCCTGGCACCGCGCACTGTCACGTTCAAGCACGGCGTGCGGGCAGGCATCACCCCAGTGGTCACCATGCTCGGTATGGACATCGGCCTGCTGCTGGGCGGAGCGGTCCTGACCGAACAGATCTTCTCCGTCCCCGGCCTGGGCTTCACGGCAGTGCATGCCGCCATCTCCGGTGACCTCCCTGTCACCATGGCCATCACCATGCTGGCCGCGTTCTTCGTGATAGTCGCCAACGTTGTGGTGGACCTCGCCTACGCCGCCATCGATCCCCGAGTGAGGCTCCAATGA
- a CDS encoding GntR family transcriptional regulator yields the protein MKGSFTVAEAMPDNGNGRDDEARAENVYQLVLEGIVTGTYAQGMRLRERELSELYNVSRIPVREAIQRLEQDGFVATFPRRGAVVRQLTLTDVNELFDVRLCLETFAARMAATRVAEGSDGGRLVELMEASKIAIDEDRTDDVAVISAELHAEIVRLSGNRLLIESVKPLFGRMRWIFGLAHNRSNELQRDEHTELCNAILKGKPDLAYSLAYSHIELGREPVLAGLAETLEP from the coding sequence ATGAAGGGAAGTTTTACAGTGGCTGAGGCGATGCCGGACAACGGAAACGGCCGTGATGATGAGGCCCGTGCGGAGAACGTCTACCAACTGGTGTTGGAAGGCATCGTCACGGGGACCTACGCGCAGGGTATGCGGTTGCGCGAACGCGAGCTTTCCGAGCTCTACAACGTCTCCCGCATACCGGTCCGGGAAGCCATTCAACGCCTTGAGCAGGACGGTTTCGTGGCGACGTTCCCACGCCGGGGTGCTGTGGTCCGGCAGTTGACCCTGACGGATGTCAACGAGCTCTTCGATGTTCGCCTGTGCTTGGAAACCTTCGCCGCGAGGATGGCCGCCACCCGGGTTGCCGAGGGCAGCGACGGTGGACGGCTCGTGGAACTCATGGAAGCGTCCAAGATTGCCATTGACGAGGACCGGACTGACGACGTTGCCGTCATCAGCGCCGAGTTGCACGCCGAAATTGTGCGCCTGTCCGGCAACCGGCTGCTGATCGAGTCCGTGAAGCCCCTCTTTGGCCGGATGCGCTGGATCTTCGGACTGGCCCACAACCGCAGCAACGAACTCCAGCGTGATGAACACACCGAATTATGCAACGCGATCCTGAAGGGCAAGCCGGATTTGGCGTACTCCCTGGCGTACTCGCACATTGAGTTGGGCCGTGAGCCGGTCCTGGCCGGCCTGGCCGAAACCCTGGAACCGTGA
- a CDS encoding chlorohydrolase family protein, whose product MRTKVTARYVLGHHHGRHVLLDDACVVYSGDVVEYVGHDYNGPVDEELHAGEALLMPGLIDLDALTDIDHLILDSWASPEQAKGHQWSEDYFRNHRADVFSAQERQEIREYALIQLLLHGVTTYMPIASEVHSEWAESFEELAGMAETSRRLGLRGYLGPAYRSGVNVVLDNGERSVMFDDDRGREGLADALRFVDHATELNDPLVNGVLLPCRIETLDVGLLKETAAASRQRDVLVRLHSLQGLVERELILQWHGVTPLELLDQAGLLNERLLIPHATYTDRNPAVFGEDRGDLKKLADSGASIIHCPLTSMRYGSTLDSFQAYKEAGINISLGTDSFPPDLLRGIDAGVQLAKILAGRNDAGDVAGYFDAATLGGAQALRRPDLGRLEPGAQADMVAFQLGDFRDGVHGDPLRTLILNGTARQAVLSVVAGRTIMADGVIEGVDLGFWRAKGQELFDKMRRAYTVRDARNRPADELFPPVYARLER is encoded by the coding sequence GTGCGCACCAAGGTCACTGCCCGCTATGTGCTGGGCCATCACCACGGACGCCATGTGCTGCTGGATGACGCGTGCGTTGTCTACAGCGGGGATGTCGTTGAGTACGTCGGCCATGACTACAACGGGCCCGTGGACGAGGAACTCCACGCAGGGGAGGCCCTGCTGATGCCTGGATTGATCGACCTCGATGCCCTGACCGACATCGACCACCTCATCCTGGACAGCTGGGCAAGCCCGGAGCAGGCCAAGGGCCACCAGTGGTCCGAGGACTACTTCCGCAACCACCGGGCGGATGTCTTTAGCGCCCAGGAACGCCAGGAGATCCGCGAGTATGCGTTGATCCAGCTTCTCCTCCACGGCGTCACCACGTACATGCCGATTGCCTCCGAAGTGCACTCCGAATGGGCCGAGTCCTTCGAGGAACTGGCGGGGATGGCAGAGACCAGCCGACGCCTGGGCCTGCGTGGCTACCTTGGCCCCGCCTACCGCTCGGGCGTGAACGTCGTGTTGGACAACGGCGAACGCTCGGTCATGTTCGACGACGACCGCGGCCGTGAGGGGCTGGCGGACGCCTTGCGCTTCGTGGACCATGCAACGGAACTCAACGACCCCCTGGTCAACGGTGTCCTGCTCCCGTGCCGCATAGAGACCCTGGACGTCGGGCTGCTTAAGGAGACCGCCGCGGCTTCCCGGCAACGGGATGTCCTGGTCCGCCTGCATTCGCTCCAGGGCCTGGTGGAACGCGAGCTGATCCTGCAGTGGCACGGTGTGACGCCCTTGGAACTGTTGGACCAGGCGGGCTTGCTCAACGAGCGGCTCCTGATCCCGCATGCCACCTACACTGACCGGAACCCTGCGGTGTTCGGTGAAGACCGGGGTGATCTCAAAAAGCTCGCGGACAGTGGCGCCAGCATCATCCACTGCCCGTTGACGTCCATGCGTTACGGCAGCACGCTGGATTCCTTCCAGGCTTACAAGGAAGCGGGCATCAACATCTCGCTGGGAACGGACTCGTTCCCGCCGGACCTCCTCCGGGGAATTGATGCCGGCGTGCAACTCGCCAAAATCCTGGCCGGGAGGAACGACGCCGGTGACGTCGCCGGATACTTCGACGCCGCCACCTTGGGCGGGGCACAGGCATTACGCCGTCCTGACTTGGGTCGCCTCGAGCCCGGCGCCCAAGCAGATATGGTGGCCTTCCAACTCGGAGATTTCCGCGACGGCGTCCATGGGGACCCGCTGCGGACCCTCATCCTGAACGGTACGGCCCGCCAGGCGGTGCTTTCCGTGGTGGCCGGCAGGACCATCATGGCGGACGGCGTCATCGAGGGTGTGGACCTGGGCTTCTGGCGGGCGAAGGGCCAGGAACTCTTCGACAAGATGCGCCGCGCCTACACCGTCCGCGATGCCCGGAACCGACCGGCCGATGAGCTGTTTCCTCCCGTGTATGCTCGGTTGGAACGCTGA
- a CDS encoding beta-N-acetylhexosaminidase, with protein MNTTDNLVPRPSHVALQDTPAFTLAPTARIAAADSAAAVAEQLGLVLRAGTGFELPVVEDTRPGDIALELADAFDGGPEAYTLSVTGSGVGLTASTPAGLFNGVQTLRQLFPATLESGRPDGDWVIPAVEIADAPRFAYRGLMLDVARSFFTVEEVKEQIDVMTQFKLNALHLHLTDDQAWRIEIHEPEQNPSGLPYADLTTVGGQGAVEVPTAMPVRGREGFYTQEDFKDIQAYAATKNVLVIPEIDLPGHVNAALAAIPQLNADGLAKPMSTTAAVGWSTLDGSLPATYEFVREVLAQLAAITAGPYIHIGGDEAKVTDHDDYVAMVQEFAKIAAATGKTAMGWNEYAAGELPQGSVIQYWFGDLTPVVKQAETGGSPVIMSPAANTYLDQKYSPESPVGLEWVEGGPFTWAEYYNWDPAQGGLTDQHILGIEGPLWTETVRNNAQAQWLLYPRAVSLAEVAWSGQEVRNAGDFRRRLGALGERLAYQGVAFEAAPDVEWSATSRWPFPDAGTPAAAEYGTIEA; from the coding sequence ATGAACACCACAGATAACCTGGTCCCCCGCCCCTCCCACGTCGCGCTCCAGGACACCCCTGCCTTCACCCTCGCCCCCACAGCACGGATCGCAGCGGCAGACTCAGCTGCCGCGGTCGCTGAACAGCTGGGCCTGGTGCTGCGCGCCGGCACTGGTTTCGAGTTGCCCGTCGTCGAGGACACCCGCCCAGGCGATATTGCCCTTGAGTTGGCGGACGCGTTCGACGGCGGCCCGGAAGCCTATACCCTCAGCGTCACCGGGAGCGGAGTCGGGCTCACGGCTTCCACTCCGGCCGGACTTTTCAATGGAGTCCAGACGCTCCGGCAGCTTTTCCCAGCCACTCTCGAGAGCGGTAGGCCAGACGGCGACTGGGTGATTCCCGCCGTCGAGATTGCCGACGCACCCAGGTTCGCCTACCGGGGCCTCATGCTTGATGTTGCCCGCAGCTTCTTCACGGTGGAGGAGGTCAAGGAACAGATTGACGTCATGACCCAGTTCAAGCTGAACGCCCTCCACCTTCACCTCACGGACGATCAGGCGTGGCGCATCGAGATCCACGAACCGGAACAAAACCCGTCGGGATTGCCGTACGCGGATCTCACCACCGTGGGAGGACAGGGTGCCGTTGAGGTCCCTACCGCCATGCCGGTGAGGGGCCGTGAAGGCTTCTACACGCAAGAGGATTTCAAGGACATCCAGGCCTACGCCGCTACCAAGAACGTCCTGGTGATACCGGAGATTGACCTGCCCGGGCACGTCAATGCCGCCCTCGCAGCGATTCCGCAACTTAACGCCGATGGCCTGGCCAAGCCCATGAGCACCACCGCCGCCGTCGGCTGGTCGACACTGGACGGTTCCCTTCCTGCCACGTACGAGTTCGTCCGCGAGGTCCTGGCTCAGCTCGCCGCGATCACTGCAGGCCCGTACATCCATATCGGCGGTGACGAAGCGAAGGTCACCGACCACGACGACTATGTTGCCATGGTGCAGGAATTCGCAAAGATTGCCGCCGCGACCGGCAAGACAGCCATGGGCTGGAACGAGTACGCCGCGGGTGAGCTCCCCCAAGGTTCAGTCATCCAGTATTGGTTCGGCGATCTCACCCCGGTGGTCAAGCAGGCAGAGACCGGTGGTTCGCCGGTGATCATGTCGCCGGCCGCCAACACCTATCTGGACCAGAAGTACTCCCCGGAGAGTCCTGTTGGGCTCGAATGGGTGGAAGGCGGGCCGTTCACATGGGCGGAGTACTACAACTGGGATCCGGCCCAGGGCGGCCTGACGGACCAACACATCCTGGGCATCGAAGGCCCCTTGTGGACTGAAACCGTCCGCAACAACGCCCAGGCCCAGTGGCTCCTCTACCCCAGGGCTGTCTCGTTGGCGGAAGTCGCGTGGTCGGGCCAGGAGGTCCGGAACGCAGGTGACTTCCGACGTCGGCTCGGCGCCTTGGGCGAGCGGCTCGCCTACCAGGGCGTCGCCTTCGAAGCAGCGCCCGACGTCGAGTGGTCAGCAACGTCGAGGTGGCCGTTCCCGGACGCCGGGACGCCGGCCGCCGCTGAGTACGGAACAATTGAGGCATGA
- a CDS encoding ABC transporter permease — protein sequence MNRAEPLTQLQSEPSIGSPPPPPATSPEEKAAAPAEARSLLATAWMRIRRSKIAFLSLCVVVAIMLFAILAPVLSAMSGNDPFTSNTSPDVLDDFQTPGLPLPGYMYPSAQHWLGVEPGLGRDLFARLAYGGQVSLTIALLSTAVSVVLGTVLGAAAGYFGGKTDAIISRIMDLFLAFPHLLLVLSLTPILQSRLRDTPLGEGSFLPMASLVIILGFFGWAYLARIVRGQVLSLREREFVEAARSFGASHLSVLFRQIIPNVMGVVLVYATMLIPTNISAEAALSFLGVGVKDPTPSWGQMLNAAQSGNWYLSDPWFLAVPGIMLIVTVLAFNLLGDAVRDALDPKSSR from the coding sequence ATGAATCGAGCAGAACCGTTGACCCAGTTACAGTCAGAACCAAGCATCGGCAGCCCGCCGCCTCCTCCGGCAACGTCGCCGGAGGAGAAAGCGGCCGCACCCGCCGAGGCCCGCTCACTGCTCGCCACCGCCTGGATGCGGATCCGGCGGAGCAAAATCGCTTTCCTTAGCCTCTGCGTTGTTGTGGCCATCATGTTGTTCGCCATACTGGCTCCCGTCCTCAGCGCCATGTCCGGCAACGATCCCTTCACGTCCAACACCAGCCCGGATGTCCTGGATGACTTTCAGACCCCGGGACTTCCATTGCCCGGCTACATGTATCCGTCCGCCCAGCACTGGTTGGGCGTGGAACCCGGCCTGGGACGCGACCTCTTCGCCCGGCTTGCCTACGGCGGACAGGTCTCCTTGACCATCGCGTTGCTCTCCACAGCAGTCTCCGTGGTCCTCGGAACGGTCCTCGGCGCGGCGGCAGGCTACTTCGGCGGCAAGACCGATGCCATCATCAGCCGCATCATGGACTTGTTCCTGGCATTCCCGCACCTTCTGCTGGTGCTGTCCCTGACCCCCATTTTGCAGTCACGGCTCCGGGACACTCCCTTGGGCGAAGGCAGCTTCCTGCCCATGGCCTCGCTGGTGATCATCCTGGGTTTCTTTGGCTGGGCCTACCTGGCACGAATCGTCAGGGGACAAGTGCTCAGCCTCCGCGAGCGCGAATTCGTGGAAGCTGCCCGGTCCTTCGGCGCTTCCCACCTCAGTGTCCTGTTCCGGCAGATCATTCCCAACGTCATGGGCGTCGTCCTGGTTTATGCCACCATGCTGATCCCCACCAACATTTCGGCAGAAGCCGCACTGTCCTTCCTGGGTGTCGGCGTCAAGGACCCCACACCGTCGTGGGGCCAGATGCTCAACGCAGCCCAATCCGGCAACTGGTACCTCAGCGATCCGTGGTTCCTCGCCGTTCCCGGCATCATGCTCATCGTCACCGTCCTGGCCTTCAACCTCCTGGGCGACGCAGTCCGCGACGCCCTTGACCCCAAGTCCTCCCGCTAG
- the otsB gene encoding trehalose-phosphatase — translation MTAEKLSLSPELLEAVRRISSTEHLLVALDFDGTLSPIVDRAEDARPLPRSAAALEALAELPRTTTALISGRALDSLRLVASPPADTLLIGSHGAEVWLGEGSLGLELDDEQRTKLAAVREVLAEIVNIAPGTLLEDKPAGVVLHTRMADDDVAEDAVEAATRVLREHPGVYLKTGKRVLETSVVHASKGEAVEFLRQATGATAILFAGDDVTDEDALGRLLGDDVGIKVGLDFTQAQYRVEAPVHVAELLEALLSERRRVTAGA, via the coding sequence ATGACAGCTGAGAAGCTCTCACTATCGCCTGAGCTGCTCGAAGCAGTACGCCGCATATCCAGCACGGAGCACTTGCTGGTGGCGCTCGATTTCGACGGCACCCTCTCCCCCATCGTGGACAGGGCGGAGGATGCCAGGCCGCTGCCCCGCTCCGCTGCGGCGTTGGAGGCCCTCGCCGAACTGCCGCGCACGACGACGGCACTCATCTCGGGCAGGGCACTGGACAGCCTGCGGCTGGTTGCCTCCCCTCCTGCGGACACGCTGCTGATCGGCAGCCACGGGGCCGAAGTCTGGCTCGGTGAAGGATCCCTGGGCCTGGAACTGGACGACGAACAGCGCACCAAGCTGGCCGCGGTCCGTGAAGTCCTCGCGGAAATCGTGAACATCGCTCCGGGGACGCTGCTTGAGGACAAGCCCGCCGGCGTCGTCCTCCACACCAGGATGGCCGACGACGACGTCGCGGAGGACGCCGTCGAGGCCGCCACCCGGGTGCTTCGCGAGCATCCGGGAGTTTACCTCAAAACCGGCAAGCGCGTACTGGAGACCTCGGTGGTCCACGCTTCCAAGGGTGAAGCGGTGGAGTTCCTCCGGCAGGCAACCGGGGCCACGGCCATCTTGTTTGCCGGCGATGACGTCACTGACGAAGACGCCCTGGGCAGGCTCCTGGGCGATGACGTGGGCATCAAAGTCGGTCTGGACTTCACCCAGGCCCAGTACAGGGTGGAGGCGCCGGTGCACGTGGCGGAGCTGCTTGAGGCCTTGCTCAGTGAGCGTCGGCGGGTCACGGCAGGGGCTTGA
- a CDS encoding DUF4032 domain-containing protein — protein MSEQNGAQWHDEPTDYGQIGKLPRTEAASAQDTAPPASVIGSLNITAASADPELLDLPWHIALEDWPAENLAALPRGISRHIVRFAHLGGSVIAIKETSEHVARHEYHMLRKLARLDVPCVEPVAVITGRTTADGRPLNPVLVTRHLKFSMPYRALFSQMLRKDTLTRLIDAQALLLVRLHLVGFYWGDVSLSNTLFRRDAGAFAAYLVDAETGELYPDLSMGQREYDLEIARVNIAGELMDLLDGGLIEEKVDPVATSELIMDSYRRLWTELTEKESFELGERWRVAARIRRLNELGFDVEEYAIKTTADGSTIQLQPKVVDAGHHQRRLLRLTGLDAQENQARRLLNDMDQFRADNNPDLDEEISAHIWVSQIFEPIVRSIPRHLAGKLEPAEVVHEVLEHRWYMSQKQDRYVPLAETVQSYLDTVLQHRRDEAAIMLNPDTELLKILEVEVEESGRYDDEDEEEYPDADD, from the coding sequence ATGAGCGAGCAAAACGGAGCCCAGTGGCACGACGAACCGACCGACTACGGGCAGATCGGCAAGCTCCCCCGCACTGAAGCGGCGAGTGCACAGGACACCGCGCCTCCCGCCAGTGTCATCGGTTCCCTGAACATCACAGCGGCGTCTGCGGACCCGGAGCTGTTGGACCTTCCGTGGCATATCGCCTTGGAAGATTGGCCGGCCGAAAACCTTGCGGCACTCCCCCGCGGTATCTCCCGGCACATCGTGCGTTTCGCGCACCTGGGTGGTTCGGTGATCGCCATCAAGGAAACCTCCGAGCACGTGGCCCGCCATGAGTACCACATGCTCCGGAAGCTGGCCCGGCTGGATGTTCCCTGCGTGGAGCCGGTGGCTGTGATCACCGGACGCACCACCGCGGATGGCCGGCCGCTGAACCCGGTGCTGGTGACCCGGCACCTGAAGTTCTCCATGCCGTACCGTGCACTGTTCTCCCAGATGCTCCGCAAGGACACCTTGACGCGCCTCATTGACGCCCAGGCACTCCTGCTGGTTCGCCTGCACCTTGTGGGCTTCTACTGGGGAGATGTTTCACTGTCCAACACCTTGTTCCGCCGCGACGCCGGCGCGTTCGCCGCCTACCTGGTGGACGCTGAAACCGGCGAGCTCTACCCGGACCTGTCCATGGGACAACGCGAATACGATCTCGAAATCGCCCGTGTGAACATCGCGGGCGAGCTGATGGACCTGCTGGACGGCGGGCTCATCGAGGAAAAGGTGGACCCCGTGGCCACCAGTGAGCTGATCATGGACAGCTACCGCCGGCTTTGGACTGAGCTGACGGAGAAGGAGTCCTTCGAACTCGGCGAACGGTGGCGTGTGGCCGCCCGCATCCGCCGCCTCAACGAGCTCGGCTTCGATGTGGAGGAGTACGCCATCAAGACCACGGCGGACGGCTCCACCATCCAGCTCCAGCCAAAAGTCGTCGACGCCGGCCACCACCAGCGACGTTTGCTGCGCCTGACCGGCCTGGACGCCCAGGAGAACCAGGCACGCCGGCTCCTGAACGACATGGACCAGTTCCGGGCGGACAACAACCCGGACCTGGACGAGGAGATCAGCGCCCATATCTGGGTCAGCCAAATCTTCGAGCCCATTGTGCGTTCCATTCCGCGTCACTTGGCCGGGAAGCTGGAGCCGGCCGAAGTGGTCCACGAGGTCCTGGAGCACCGCTGGTACATGAGCCAGAAGCAGGACAGGTACGTCCCCTTGGCCGAGACGGTGCAGTCCTACCTGGATACGGTGCTGCAGCACCGCCGCGACGAGGCCGCCATCATGCTGAACCCGGACACTGAGCTGCTGAAGATCCTTGAGGTCGAGGTGGAGGAATCCGGGCGCTACGACGATGAAGACGAGGAAGAGTACCCGGACGCCGACGACTAG
- the ugpC gene encoding sn-glycerol-3-phosphate ABC transporter ATP-binding protein UgpC has protein sequence MATVTFDNATRLYPGTDKPAVDKLNIDIADGEFLVLVGPSGCGKSTSLRMLAGLEDVNAGRILIGDRDVTDVPPKDRDIAMVFQNYALYPHMTVADNMGFALKIAGVSKEERAERVREAAKLLDLEQYLDRKPKALSGGQRQRVAMGRAIVRNPQVFLMDEPLSNLDAKLRVQTRTQIASLTRRLGVTTVYVTHDQVEAMTMGDRVAVLKDGLLQQVDTPRNLYDRPQNVFVAGFIGSPAMNLLELPVVDGGVQFGGTVYPVPRDVLEEAHGRTVTVGSRPEDLETVGNGEGLQVEVDVVEELGADAYVYGHTILDGKSHDIVARVDGRRPPMKGESIFVRPQSGHVHLFDTKTGLRLGD, from the coding sequence GTGGCTACAGTTACTTTTGATAACGCTACGCGTCTGTACCCGGGCACAGATAAGCCCGCCGTCGATAAGCTCAACATCGACATCGCCGATGGCGAATTCCTGGTCCTCGTTGGACCCTCCGGTTGCGGTAAGTCCACCTCCCTGCGCATGCTCGCAGGTCTTGAGGACGTCAACGCAGGCCGCATCCTGATCGGCGACCGCGACGTCACGGACGTTCCGCCGAAGGACCGCGACATCGCCATGGTCTTCCAGAACTACGCCCTGTACCCGCACATGACTGTTGCGGACAACATGGGCTTCGCACTGAAGATCGCCGGCGTCTCCAAGGAAGAGCGCGCCGAGCGTGTTCGCGAAGCCGCCAAGCTTCTTGACCTCGAGCAGTACCTGGACCGCAAGCCGAAGGCACTCTCCGGTGGTCAGCGCCAGCGTGTTGCCATGGGCCGTGCAATCGTCCGTAACCCGCAGGTCTTCCTCATGGATGAGCCGCTCTCCAACCTTGACGCCAAGCTCCGCGTCCAGACCCGTACGCAGATCGCATCCCTGACCCGCCGCCTCGGCGTCACCACGGTCTACGTGACCCACGACCAGGTCGAGGCAATGACCATGGGTGACCGCGTCGCAGTGCTGAAGGACGGTCTGCTCCAGCAGGTCGACACCCCGCGCAACCTTTACGACCGCCCGCAGAACGTCTTCGTTGCAGGCTTCATCGGCTCCCCGGCCATGAACCTGCTGGAACTGCCGGTCGTCGACGGCGGCGTACAGTTCGGCGGAACGGTTTACCCCGTGCCGCGCGACGTTCTCGAAGAGGCTCACGGCCGGACCGTCACCGTCGGTTCGCGTCCGGAAGACCTTGAGACGGTCGGCAACGGCGAGGGCCTGCAGGTTGAGGTTGACGTGGTTGAAGAACTCGGCGCCGACGCTTACGTTTACGGCCACACCATCCTTGATGGCAAGAGCCACGACATCGTTGCACGCGTCGACGGTCGTCGTCCCCCGATGAAGGGCGAGTCCATCTTCGTTCGTCCGCAGTCCGGCCACGTGCACCTGTTCGACACCAAGACCGGCCTCCGCCTGGGCGACTAG
- a CDS encoding ABC transporter substrate-binding protein, producing the protein MKTPARALALSVLIAMAATGCGAGQSQPGSSQTAGSVTELAPNVVKSGFNGKGGNINVLMSSDFQTLDPGNSNYVQTANVGQLYYRTLTMAKETAGQPPTVVPDLATDTGKVSDDGLSWTFTLKEGVKFEDGTPITSADIKYGVERTFAQDVYTQAPQELNAALDAGGYKGPYKDPSAVLKAVETPDDRTVVFHLKKPFAEFPALASRSNTAPVPKAKDTKLDYTNHPVSSGPYMVESYNRGKSLKLVRNPHWDPATDPNRSALPDTFSFSLSTSQATISQQLLADSDPNAITLDSNGALQTSDSAKLADAKVKDRVASGLLGCNDVLSLNTEKIKDPDVRKAIALALDRQSILVQYGGRRFGEITQSPLNSKMRGYVETELELDPTGKPKLEEAKKLLEGKDYPKSLTYGYANNRDAFKNTGTVVQQNLKALGIDVELVAIPAPNYYSVLASEQLPDMGRSGWCGGADPASIRTSADPLLGPNNEGTSYGFSNTSRYFDPVVSKAMFDLRNTDGTSEELGKKWSEAFGSALKTYPIVPLIRSHTNSVVGSNVRNAQVGYFFGGIDLSIVGVEQ; encoded by the coding sequence ATGAAAACCCCTGCAAGAGCTCTGGCACTTTCGGTGTTGATCGCCATGGCCGCCACCGGCTGCGGAGCCGGCCAAAGCCAGCCCGGCAGTTCACAGACGGCCGGCTCAGTCACTGAGTTGGCCCCCAACGTGGTCAAGTCCGGCTTCAACGGCAAGGGCGGCAACATCAACGTCCTCATGTCATCGGACTTCCAGACCCTGGACCCGGGCAACAGCAACTATGTCCAGACCGCCAACGTCGGCCAGTTGTACTACCGCACGCTGACCATGGCCAAGGAAACAGCCGGCCAGCCACCAACCGTGGTCCCGGACCTCGCCACGGATACCGGCAAAGTCTCCGACGACGGCCTCAGCTGGACCTTCACGCTCAAGGAAGGCGTGAAGTTCGAGGACGGCACGCCCATCACGTCGGCCGATATCAAGTACGGCGTGGAGCGCACCTTTGCCCAGGACGTCTACACCCAGGCGCCCCAGGAATTGAATGCAGCGCTCGACGCCGGTGGGTACAAGGGTCCGTACAAGGATCCTTCCGCTGTGCTCAAGGCGGTGGAAACACCCGATGACCGTACGGTGGTCTTCCATTTGAAGAAGCCGTTCGCGGAGTTTCCTGCCTTGGCATCACGCTCCAACACGGCCCCGGTGCCCAAGGCCAAGGACACCAAGCTGGACTACACCAACCACCCTGTGTCCTCCGGGCCCTACATGGTGGAGTCCTACAACCGCGGCAAGTCCCTGAAGCTGGTCCGCAACCCGCACTGGGATCCGGCCACGGACCCCAACCGTTCGGCACTTCCTGACACGTTCAGCTTCTCGCTCTCCACGTCCCAGGCCACCATCAGCCAGCAGCTTTTGGCCGACTCGGACCCCAACGCCATCACCTTGGACTCCAACGGTGCGCTTCAGACCTCGGATTCTGCCAAACTGGCGGACGCCAAAGTCAAAGACCGCGTGGCCTCGGGCCTGCTCGGATGCAACGATGTCCTGAGCCTGAACACCGAAAAGATCAAGGATCCGGACGTCCGCAAGGCCATCGCCTTGGCGCTGGACCGCCAGTCCATCCTGGTCCAGTACGGTGGACGACGCTTTGGTGAGATCACCCAGAGCCCGTTGAACTCCAAGATGCGCGGCTATGTGGAGACAGAGCTGGAGCTGGATCCCACCGGCAAGCCCAAGCTGGAGGAAGCCAAGAAACTCCTCGAAGGCAAGGACTACCCCAAGAGCCTCACCTACGGCTACGCCAACAACCGGGATGCCTTCAAGAACACAGGCACCGTGGTGCAGCAGAACCTGAAGGCCCTGGGCATCGATGTTGAACTGGTGGCGATTCCGGCACCCAACTACTACTCGGTCCTGGCCAGCGAACAGCTCCCGGACATGGGCCGATCCGGCTGGTGCGGCGGTGCCGACCCCGCGTCCATCCGTACGTCCGCAGATCCCTTGCTGGGTCCGAACAACGAGGGCACCAGCTACGGCTTCTCCAACACGTCCCGCTACTTCGATCCCGTAGTTTCCAAGGCCATGTTCGATCTCCGCAATACGGACGGCACCTCCGAGGAACTGGGCAAGAAGTGGTCCGAGGCCTTCGGGTCTGCTTTGAAGACCTACCCGATCGTCCCGCTCATCCGCAGCCACACCAACAGCGTGGTGGGCTCGAATGTCCGCAATGCCCAAGTGGGCTACTTCTTCGGCGGCATCGACCTCTCGATCGTCGGCGTCGAGCAATAA